A single window of Synechococcus sp. C9 DNA harbors:
- a CDS encoding cellulose biosynthesis cyclic di-GMP-binding regulatory protein BcsB yields the protein MRWCWGLGIGCGWLVLGILPGWSQPKRTVQTIPFRNLGYTRPVVLRGANPEFGVSIPLFGRNLDTKQSFVQLELAPSPVLKPNSAVRISLNGRPVRVIQVKDLLPQKSVKIPLQLPPPGERFLFVGLESFLQISEDFCDDVASGNLFLTVGEDSFFRLVQTEGDTPVNYWFRPTYDRVVLAVPEPMDAPTTQAALWLFSVLSYRFRDSRVPVVWHRGNVASLKLNPDTEAAVVLHQEEKAPNIQRQGNVLRVRAQPAVVQSLAQAEPAFMAPGVEVLNSDPAAPERLRNRRLFSELGWNETAKTGLGTQSFRLTFDLAQLGGRPQDLSLALRSGFTQMSKDDSSAMSAQIFFNGTFINSFNVGTQTQLNTTLVLPDARLQRTNNLDVVFTVAQEEYCRFPRPVTVQVLGSSYLDWNGYQRPQGNFDDVPQDFLGKGQVVVDMENPALVAGTAQVLGMLSRSGRRPLLPELLPASEVKNWGNLPQRPQWRLLGTTPAVPLNSPIRLGQTFEILNPMNQKVLLQAEPTASIGVLQAFFHQGVPTLWLSWWGDQSQVVDQTGSVLSDPVAGLVNQLQGNVATVTPQGSFDVWDLTGDTLQVRYPDELNWWLLLRRYRWVLLGLFLVLGGILAWRLYQRLGRPAKPPTPPAP from the coding sequence ATGCGTTGGTGCTGGGGTCTCGGAATCGGATGCGGTTGGCTGGTGCTGGGAATCCTGCCGGGGTGGAGCCAACCCAAGCGCACGGTGCAGACCATTCCCTTTCGCAATCTGGGCTATACTCGCCCGGTGGTTCTGCGGGGAGCCAATCCCGAATTTGGGGTGAGTATTCCTTTGTTTGGCAGGAATCTGGATACGAAGCAGAGTTTTGTGCAGTTGGAACTGGCACCTTCCCCCGTGTTGAAACCCAATTCTGCGGTGCGGATTTCTCTCAATGGTCGCCCGGTGCGGGTGATTCAAGTAAAAGATTTATTGCCGCAAAAAAGTGTGAAAATTCCGCTCCAATTACCACCGCCGGGAGAACGGTTTCTCTTCGTAGGGTTGGAAAGTTTTTTGCAAATTTCTGAGGATTTTTGTGATGATGTGGCTTCGGGGAATTTATTTTTGACGGTAGGGGAAGATAGTTTTTTCCGGTTGGTGCAAACGGAAGGGGATACGCCGGTGAATTATTGGTTTCGCCCGACCTACGACCGGGTGGTGCTGGCGGTGCCGGAACCGATGGATGCCCCCACGACCCAGGCGGCGTTGTGGCTGTTTAGTGTGTTGAGTTACCGGTTTCGGGATTCTCGGGTGCCGGTTGTTTGGCATCGGGGCAATGTGGCATCGCTCAAGTTAAATCCCGATACGGAAGCCGCCGTGGTGTTGCATCAGGAGGAAAAAGCGCCCAATATCCAACGGCAGGGCAATGTCCTACGGGTACGGGCGCAACCGGCAGTGGTGCAGTCCCTGGCGCAGGCGGAACCAGCGTTTATGGCACCGGGGGTAGAGGTTCTTAATTCTGACCCAGCGGCACCCGAGCGGTTGCGGAATCGGCGGTTGTTTAGCGAATTGGGCTGGAATGAAACGGCAAAAACCGGTTTGGGAACCCAGAGTTTCCGGCTGACGTTTGATTTGGCGCAGTTGGGGGGTCGTCCCCAGGATTTATCCCTGGCATTGCGGTCTGGCTTTACCCAAATGAGCAAGGATGATAGCAGTGCCATGAGTGCCCAGATTTTCTTTAACGGCACGTTTATCAATAGTTTCAATGTCGGTACCCAGACCCAACTGAATACCACCCTGGTCTTGCCCGATGCCCGTCTCCAACGCACCAACAACCTGGATGTGGTGTTTACGGTGGCGCAAGAGGAGTATTGCCGTTTTCCCCGTCCGGTGACCGTGCAGGTGTTGGGCAGTTCCTACCTGGATTGGAACGGGTATCAACGTCCCCAGGGAAATTTCGACGATGTGCCCCAGGACTTTTTGGGTAAGGGACAGGTGGTGGTGGATATGGAGAATCCGGCTCTGGTGGCGGGGACGGCGCAGGTGTTGGGAATGCTCAGCCGCAGTGGCAGGCGACCTTTATTGCCCGAACTCCTACCGGCTAGCGAGGTGAAAAATTGGGGAAATTTGCCCCAGCGTCCCCAGTGGCGGTTGTTGGGGACAACTCCGGCAGTCCCCCTCAATAGTCCCATCCGGTTGGGGCAAACCTTTGAAATTCTCAACCCCATGAACCAAAAAGTTTTGCTCCAGGCAGAACCCACGGCTAGTATCGGGGTGTTGCAGGCGTTTTTCCATCAGGGCGTTCCTACCCTCTGGCTGTCCTGGTGGGGGGATCAATCTCAGGTGGTTGACCAAACAGGGTCAGTTTTGTCCGACCCGGTGGCGGGTTTGGTGAATCAATTGCAGGGGAATGTGGCGACCGTCACGCCCCAGGGCAGTTTTGATGTGTGGGATTTGACTGGGGACACCTTGCAGGTGCGCTATCCCGATGAGTTAAATTGGTGGTTACTCCTGCGCCGCTATCGTTGGGTGCTGTTGGGATTATTTCTCGTCCTCGGTGGCATCCTTGCCTGGCGATTGTACCAACGGTTAGGTCGTCCAGCTAAACCCCCTACCCCCCCCGCTCCCTAA
- the clcA gene encoding H(+)/Cl(-) exchange transporter ClcA: MVKPVSPLTDRPWWVLLAAGLTGLGVGLVGGGFRQAVGWGTQRRFDLLAVLGDSPGGQLALAVLGSAGMVWLGFWLMRWWAPETGGSGIPQIEGFLAGKLPLRSGRVLLVKFVSGWLILVSGMVLGREGPTIQMGGSLGHLLSRWGRLSQEESRVLVAAGAAAGLTAAFNAPLAGILFVLEEMRPQFQDEVRAYQSVTCACVLAMGVIQALGWDEVVLPVKIYTTPPLVSLWIFAGAGLVLGIVGYGFNRGLVLALEGLGWVGRRFFSLQAVLFGAVVGLLGYIYQPSLAGNAHLYHPLVSGGEQVILWSLNHLSAAPELWGLFLLRLVMTVLCYGSGAPGGIFAPLLAIATLLSQGLGQGVYAVLPHWLPEPGILTIAGMGGLVAATVRAPLTAIVLTLEITGNFQLIVPLLVTCLTATLTAQYLGGEPIYEVLLARMLRRQGD; encoded by the coding sequence GTGGTTAAGCCAGTGTCCCCCTTAACCGACCGACCCTGGTGGGTGTTGCTGGCGGCGGGGCTGACCGGCTTGGGGGTGGGGCTGGTGGGGGGGGGCTTCCGGCAGGCGGTGGGTTGGGGCACCCAAAGGCGTTTTGACCTGCTGGCGGTGCTGGGGGACAGTCCTGGGGGGCAGTTGGCGCTGGCGGTGCTGGGTTCGGCAGGGATGGTGTGGCTGGGCTTTTGGCTGATGCGCTGGTGGGCACCGGAAACGGGCGGGAGTGGCATTCCCCAGATTGAGGGGTTTTTGGCGGGCAAATTACCTTTGCGCAGTGGGCGGGTGTTGCTGGTGAAGTTTGTCAGCGGCTGGCTGATCCTGGTCAGTGGCATGGTGTTGGGACGGGAGGGTCCGACGATCCAGATGGGGGGCAGTCTGGGGCATTTGCTCAGCCGTTGGGGAAGGTTGTCTCAGGAAGAATCCCGGGTGTTGGTGGCGGCGGGGGCGGCGGCGGGGTTGACGGCGGCGTTTAATGCGCCTTTGGCGGGGATTTTGTTTGTGTTGGAGGAAATGCGTCCCCAATTTCAGGATGAGGTGCGGGCGTATCAGAGTGTGACCTGCGCCTGTGTGCTGGCAATGGGGGTGATCCAAGCCCTGGGCTGGGATGAGGTGGTGTTGCCGGTGAAAATTTATACAACTCCGCCACTGGTGTCCCTGTGGATATTTGCGGGGGCGGGGTTGGTGCTGGGGATCGTTGGCTATGGGTTTAACCGGGGGCTGGTGCTGGCACTGGAGGGGCTGGGGTGGGTGGGGCGCCGGTTTTTTTCGCTCCAGGCGGTGCTATTCGGTGCGGTGGTGGGGCTGTTGGGGTATATTTACCAGCCGAGTTTGGCGGGGAATGCCCATCTGTACCACCCGTTGGTCAGCGGTGGGGAGCAGGTGATTCTCTGGTCGCTGAATCATTTGTCCGCAGCGCCGGAACTGTGGGGCTTGTTTCTCCTGCGCCTGGTCATGACGGTGCTGTGCTACGGGTCGGGGGCACCGGGGGGGATTTTTGCGCCCCTGTTGGCGATTGCCACCCTCTTGAGTCAGGGGTTGGGACAGGGGGTATATGCCGTGTTACCCCACTGGTTGCCGGAACCAGGGATATTGACCATTGCGGGGATGGGGGGCTTGGTGGCGGCGACGGTGCGGGCACCCCTGACGGCGATTGTTTTGACGTTGGAAATTACCGGCAATTTTCAGTTGATTGTGCCCCTGTTGGTCACTTGTCTGACGGCGACCTTGACGGCGCAATATCTGGGGGGGGAACCGATTTATGAGGTATTATTGGCACGAATGTTGAGGCGGCAGGGTGATTAA
- a CDS encoding Hsp20/alpha crystallin family protein translates to MVLVRWNDPFRELEAMRRQMDRLFDEMMRRDDDGKVSRGVDWIPAVELQDTPDALILKAEIPGVEKDNLDVSVTREAVQIAGEHRFEKREEDKGTVRTELRYGRFQRVIPLPVPVAHDQSKAEYRNGILTLTLPKAEEVKTQVFKPALVEATS, encoded by the coding sequence ATGGTGTTAGTACGTTGGAATGACCCCTTCCGGGAATTGGAAGCCATGCGGCGGCAGATGGATCGCCTGTTTGATGAAATGATGCGCCGGGATGATGACGGCAAGGTCAGCCGGGGTGTGGACTGGATTCCGGCGGTGGAACTGCAAGATACCCCCGATGCCCTGATCCTGAAAGCCGAAATTCCTGGCGTGGAAAAAGACAACCTGGACGTGAGTGTGACCCGGGAAGCGGTGCAAATTGCCGGGGAACATCGCTTTGAAAAACGGGAAGAAGACAAAGGCACCGTGCGTACCGAATTGCGTTATGGCCGTTTCCAACGGGTGATTCCCCTGCCCGTACCGGTGGCCCACGACCAAAGTAAAGCCGAATACCGCAATGGGATTTTGACCTTGACGTTACCGAAAGCGGAAGAGGTGAAAACCCAAGTGTTCAAACCGGCCTTGGTGGAAGCGACTAGCTAA
- a CDS encoding sigma-70 family RNA polymerase sigma factor, whose protein sequence is MSADWSHFKVPPVPVGKLSTEELVCRCQQGFQPDRAAFTELVRRHQTHVERILYHLASDWNDRADLVQEVWVRAYRHIKRLQDPSKFRSWLSRIATNLFYDELRRRKRHQPTISLDAPRQIGHTEMEWDLPCDAPGPSDDLATQEFYDRLKRAIADLPEVFRTTIILRELDGLAYEEIAEITGASLGTVKSRIARARARLQMELKPYLDS, encoded by the coding sequence TTGTCTGCCGACTGGTCCCATTTCAAGGTACCGCCCGTGCCCGTGGGCAAACTGTCAACCGAAGAACTGGTATGCCGTTGCCAACAGGGGTTTCAACCTGACCGAGCCGCTTTTACCGAACTGGTACGCCGTCATCAGACCCATGTGGAGCGAATTCTGTACCATTTAGCCTCGGACTGGAATGACCGGGCAGACCTGGTACAGGAGGTTTGGGTGCGCGCCTACCGTCATATTAAGCGACTCCAGGACCCCAGCAAGTTTAGGAGTTGGTTAAGCCGGATTGCTACCAACCTGTTTTACGATGAATTGCGCCGCCGCAAACGCCACCAACCGACCATTTCCCTGGATGCGCCCCGGCAAATTGGGCATACGGAAATGGAGTGGGATCTGCCCTGCGATGCCCCCGGCCCGAGTGATGACTTGGCGACCCAGGAATTTTATGACCGGCTCAAACGGGCGATTGCTGACCTGCCGGAGGTGTTTCGCACCACCATTATCCTGCGGGAGTTGGATGGTCTGGCTTACGAGGAAATTGCCGAGATCACCGGGGCTTCCCTAGGAACGGTAAAATCCCGTATTGCCCGTGCCCGTGCCCGTTTACAGATGGAGTTGAAGCCTTACCTGGATAGCTAG
- a CDS encoding WecB/TagA/CpsF family glycosyltransferase produces the protein MSVPPPVLTIQGLPIHLLPDYAQALRERVSGGLSTHVVTLNAEMVMQAGSNPALKTLIQGAELVVPDGVGVTLYLRLRRCGTYHAPGIDLVSQVLAHLQAETVFFLGGAPGVAARAVQYWQHRNPHLSIVGVQHGYFTPEEEGEILAQLQHLQPRFILVALGVPRQEFWIQRHRHLCPQSVWVGVGGSFDIWAGVKVRAPLWMRRLYLEWAFRLYQEPWRWRRMLALPRFAVQVLVPALWGGGG, from the coding sequence ATGTCTGTTCCGCCGCCCGTACTCACAATCCAGGGGTTGCCCATTCATCTGTTGCCGGATTATGCCCAGGCGCTGAGGGAACGGGTGTCCGGGGGACTCAGCACCCATGTGGTGACGCTGAATGCGGAAATGGTCATGCAGGCTGGGTCAAATCCAGCGTTGAAAACCCTCATTCAAGGGGCGGAATTGGTGGTGCCGGATGGGGTGGGGGTGACCCTGTATTTGCGGTTGCGTCGCTGTGGAACGTATCATGCGCCGGGGATTGATTTGGTGAGCCAGGTGTTGGCGCATCTACAGGCGGAAACGGTCTTTTTTTTGGGGGGAGCGCCGGGGGTGGCGGCACGGGCTGTCCAGTATTGGCAACACCGGAACCCTCATTTGTCCATTGTGGGGGTGCAACACGGCTATTTCACGCCGGAGGAGGAGGGGGAAATCCTAGCGCAATTGCAACACCTGCAACCCCGGTTCATTCTCGTCGCCCTGGGGGTGCCCCGCCAGGAATTTTGGATTCAACGGCACCGGCATTTGTGCCCCCAGTCCGTGTGGGTGGGGGTGGGGGGGAGTTTTGACATTTGGGCGGGGGTGAAGGTTCGGGCACCCCTATGGATGCGGCGGCTGTACCTGGAATGGGCGTTTCGTCTGTATCAGGAACCCTGGCGCTGGCGGCGGATGTTGGCTCTGCCCCGGTTTGCCGTTCAGGTGTTGGTTCCAGCGTTGTGGGGCGGCGGCGGATAA
- a CDS encoding zf-HC2 domain-containing protein has translation MHITRPESPDRFELLSAYLDGEASPEECALVEHWLATDPETKQVYQQLVNLHELCQDLPIPASGISADQMVTGVITKITHRARKRLAWSGVIVAASALVGGVISGVVWRAPTPEFAQQSPSPQNSTAATLHSPSRALRITLEQPPVVIPVQVRREQVRN, from the coding sequence ATGCACATCACCCGTCCTGAATCCCCTGACCGCTTTGAACTGCTCAGTGCTTACCTAGACGGCGAAGCCAGCCCCGAAGAGTGCGCCTTGGTGGAACACTGGTTGGCTACCGATCCAGAGACCAAGCAGGTGTACCAGCAGTTAGTCAACCTCCACGAACTTTGCCAGGACTTACCCATCCCTGCTTCCGGGATTTCCGCCGACCAGATGGTGACAGGGGTAATTACCAAAATTACCCACCGTGCCCGCAAACGTTTGGCTTGGAGTGGGGTGATCGTCGCCGCTTCTGCCCTAGTGGGGGGCGTGATTTCCGGTGTGGTATGGCGGGCCCCAACCCCAGAATTTGCCCAGCAGTCCCCATCGCCCCAAAACTCGACCGCCGCTACCCTCCACAGTCCCAGTCGGGCATTACGCATTACCCTGGAGCAACCGCCGGTGGTGATCCCCGTCCAAGTGCGCCGGGAACAGGTACGGAATTAG
- a CDS encoding flagella accessory protein C: MSNSPVTLETIAQSLAQFRQEVTQRLDNLEQKVDNLENKVDNLEQKVDNLEQKVDNLENKVNNLETKVNNLGNQVDNLEQQVDNLEQQVGKLDVELTAYQKGLDGMVRMATTIIITTGTVIVIGNLVPSVLNFVAQTSQLSAR, from the coding sequence GTGAGCAATTCACCGGTGACCCTGGAGACCATTGCCCAATCCTTGGCACAATTTCGCCAGGAAGTTACACAACGTCTGGACAACCTGGAACAGAAGGTAGATAACCTCGAAAACAAAGTAGATAACCTAGAACAGAAGGTAGATAACCTAGAGCAAAAGGTAGATAATCTGGAAAACAAAGTAAATAACCTAGAAACTAAGGTGAATAACCTGGGAAATCAGGTAGATAACTTAGAACAGCAGGTGGACAACCTGGAACAACAGGTGGGGAAACTGGATGTGGAACTGACCGCCTACCAAAAGGGATTAGACGGCATGGTACGCATGGCAACCACGATTATCATTACCACCGGCACCGTAATTGTCATCGGGAACCTCGTGCCTTCCGTCCTCAATTTTGTCGCTCAGACTAGCCAACTATCTGCTCGGTAA
- a CDS encoding AEC family transporter codes for MESLVHVYTPLIIWTGLGLLTQRWLPELFPQILGRTLYWVGVPVQIFALVRHTNFQGLVWVVPLLTLAVLGINLGVTWGGVRWWLQPLTAAQQGSVVLAGTLVNTGFIGLGVVPGLVDPQVWGWVVSYSLTNNLLGTYGIGVLVAGYFGAQQTPGGYNWKKVLLVPTLWAFALSYFCRSIPFPGWLEWGLDQSVPVVISAAFVLTGWRLYQLGFNRGWHLAGLPTLVRIVVMPLLVGVGLTLLGLRGEQRLALVLMAGMPTAMATLILAEEHQLNRDIIAATIALSTLGILFLIPLWLWCFP; via the coding sequence ATGGAATCTTTGGTGCATGTTTACACGCCATTAATTATCTGGACAGGGCTGGGGTTGCTGACCCAACGCTGGTTGCCGGAATTGTTCCCGCAGATATTGGGGCGAACCTTGTACTGGGTGGGGGTGCCGGTGCAGATTTTTGCCCTGGTACGGCATACGAACTTTCAGGGGTTGGTGTGGGTGGTGCCCCTGCTGACCTTGGCGGTGTTGGGGATCAACCTGGGGGTGACCTGGGGGGGCGTGCGCTGGTGGCTGCAACCCTTGACGGCGGCGCAACAGGGCAGTGTGGTGTTGGCAGGCACCCTGGTCAATACGGGGTTTATCGGCTTGGGGGTGGTGCCGGGGCTGGTGGACCCCCAGGTGTGGGGCTGGGTGGTCAGCTACAGTTTGACGAATAATTTACTGGGCACCTATGGGATTGGGGTACTGGTGGCGGGGTATTTTGGGGCGCAACAAACCCCTGGGGGCTATAACTGGAAAAAAGTCCTGCTGGTGCCGACCCTGTGGGCATTTGCGCTCAGTTATTTTTGCCGTTCGATCCCGTTTCCCGGCTGGCTGGAATGGGGTTTGGATCAGAGCGTGCCGGTGGTGATCAGTGCCGCTTTTGTCCTCACGGGCTGGCGGTTGTATCAACTGGGGTTTAACCGGGGCTGGCATTTGGCGGGACTGCCGACTTTGGTGCGGATCGTGGTCATGCCCCTGCTAGTGGGGGTGGGGTTGACCCTGTTGGGTCTGCGGGGGGAGCAACGGCTAGCCCTGGTGCTGATGGCGGGGATGCCGACGGCGATGGCGACCCTGATTTTGGCGGAGGAACATCAACTCAATCGAGACATTATAGCCGCCACCATTGCCCTTTCCACCCTCGGCATTTTGTTCCTAATTCCCCTGTGGTTGTGGTGTTTTCCCTAG
- a CDS encoding glycosyltransferase gives MFAFDPTFLVQRGCLTPDQLAQARSYQHQKGCSLGTALKELSIMNENRYITVLSQVNQVELLKDWLAAQKHRLDLGIARIRPPAYWSHAEVFPCAWQDAHTLVLAVTERSYRHAKSIVQHIWTRVNFSPLLATSVEITRLVVQLNLGKQLVQSGAITTQQWQDILEIYRRTGSPIGQILTRLNYIKPQKLIHILVDLTGCPSYSNLIGTPLWSMDENLVHRFDPKLMTNQLFIPLHYVDEDTLLVMVQDPLDMRVDSQIHKQLPGVEITKVLGTESDITYLVDGVFRQLFSWQAVYRLAARSPRESAAQVFTPAQILSIYILLVLFLWGLLNHTSFTLSLVMSIVNLFYVTAIGFKMLLSLVGAVDRKHYVEPAEIASLTDDELPIYTILVPVYNEPEIVSMLIKGLGQLDYPHEKLDVLLLLEEKDRVTIEAAKAAHPPHYIRFIYIPDSKPKTKPKACNYGLAFAQGEYLTIYDAEDIPDPDQLKKAILAFRHGSPDLVCVQAALNYFNRDENFLTRMFTLEYSYWFDYLLPGLDSLRLPIPLGGTSNHFRTDRLMELGGWDPFNVTEDADLGIRASQRGYRVGVIDSTTYEEANCRLKNWIRQRSRWIKGYMQTWLVHNRDPWKSLKTLGLGNWLAYQFFIGGTIVCFLSNPILWLFFIYAAISRAAWLEQLFPGWMLYVSLFNLILGNSIGIYLNMIAVFRRKYYNLTLYALLNPVYWLLHSAASYMALWQLFTKPFYWEKTIHGLSKVGHGATPLGKTPQPQGN, from the coding sequence GTGTTCGCCTTCGACCCGACCTTTTTGGTTCAGAGGGGCTGTCTCACCCCCGACCAACTCGCCCAAGCCCGCTCCTATCAGCACCAAAAGGGTTGTAGCTTGGGGACAGCTCTGAAAGAATTGAGCATTATGAACGAAAATCGGTATATTACCGTATTGTCCCAAGTCAACCAGGTGGAATTACTTAAAGATTGGTTGGCGGCACAAAAGCATCGGTTGGACTTGGGAATTGCCCGGATTCGCCCCCCCGCCTATTGGAGTCATGCCGAAGTGTTCCCCTGTGCTTGGCAGGATGCCCATACCCTGGTGCTGGCAGTCACAGAACGGAGTTATCGACACGCCAAGTCAATTGTGCAACACATCTGGACACGGGTTAATTTCAGCCCCCTGTTGGCTACCAGTGTCGAAATCACCCGATTGGTGGTGCAGTTAAACCTGGGGAAACAGTTAGTTCAATCGGGAGCAATTACTACACAACAGTGGCAAGATATTTTAGAAATTTACCGGCGGACTGGCTCACCCATTGGGCAAATTCTCACCCGTTTGAACTATATTAAACCCCAAAAACTGATTCATATTTTAGTGGATTTAACTGGGTGTCCTTCCTATTCTAATTTGATTGGTACACCCCTTTGGTCAATGGATGAAAACCTCGTCCATCGGTTTGATCCGAAACTCATGACCAATCAGTTATTTATTCCCCTCCATTATGTGGATGAAGATACCCTTTTAGTGATGGTGCAAGACCCCTTGGATATGCGGGTAGATAGCCAAATTCACAAACAACTTCCTGGGGTGGAAATCACGAAAGTTCTCGGCACGGAAAGCGATATTACCTATCTTGTAGATGGGGTCTTCCGGCAGTTGTTTAGTTGGCAGGCGGTGTATCGGTTGGCGGCTCGTTCGCCCCGGGAGTCGGCGGCTCAGGTGTTTACCCCGGCGCAGATTTTGTCCATTTACATCCTCTTGGTGCTGTTTTTGTGGGGGCTGTTGAACCACACTTCGTTTACCCTTTCCCTGGTCATGTCTATCGTCAATTTATTTTATGTAACGGCGATTGGCTTCAAAATGCTCTTGAGTTTGGTGGGAGCGGTGGATCGGAAACACTATGTGGAACCGGCGGAAATTGCTAGTCTCACCGATGACGAATTGCCTATTTATACCATCTTAGTACCTGTGTATAATGAACCGGAAATTGTCTCTATGCTGATTAAGGGTTTGGGACAGTTGGACTATCCCCATGAGAAATTAGATGTATTATTACTATTAGAAGAAAAAGACCGGGTAACGATTGAAGCCGCCAAAGCCGCCCATCCCCCCCATTACATCCGTTTCATTTACATTCCCGATAGTAAACCCAAGACCAAACCCAAAGCCTGTAATTACGGTTTGGCGTTTGCCCAGGGGGAATATCTGACGATTTATGATGCGGAGGACATCCCCGATCCTGACCAACTGAAAAAAGCCATTTTAGCCTTTCGGCATGGCTCCCCCGATTTGGTTTGTGTGCAAGCCGCCTTGAATTATTTCAACCGGGATGAAAATTTTTTAACCCGCATGTTTACCCTGGAATATTCCTATTGGTTTGATTATTTGTTACCTGGTTTAGATAGTTTGCGCCTGCCCATTCCCTTGGGGGGAACCAGCAATCATTTCCGCACGGACCGGCTGATGGAATTGGGGGGCTGGGACCCGTTTAATGTCACGGAGGATGCGGATTTGGGCATTCGTGCCAGCCAACGGGGCTATCGGGTGGGGGTGATTGATTCCACGACCTATGAGGAGGCCAATTGTCGGTTAAAAAATTGGATTCGCCAGCGTTCCCGTTGGATCAAGGGGTATATGCAAACCTGGTTGGTGCATAACCGGGACCCCTGGAAATCCCTGAAAACCTTGGGCTTGGGTAATTGGTTGGCCTATCAATTTTTTATCGGTGGCACGATTGTCTGTTTCTTGAGCAATCCCATTTTGTGGTTGTTTTTTATCTATGCGGCCATTTCCCGGGCGGCCTGGTTGGAACAACTTTTTCCCGGCTGGATGTTGTATGTTTCTTTGTTTAATTTAATCCTGGGCAATAGCATTGGCATTTACCTAAATATGATCGCCGTATTTCGCCGCAAATATTACAATCTCACCCTTTATGCCCTATTGAATCCAGTCTATTGGTTGCTCCATTCGGCGGCCTCCTATATGGCATTGTGGCAACTCTTTACCAAGCCATTTTATTGGGAAAAAACCATCCACGGCCTGAGTAAGGTGGGACATGGGGCAACCCCCCTAGGGAAAACACCACAACCACAGGGGAATTAG
- a CDS encoding phospholipase D-like domain-containing protein, whose product MAWPKFLRLFPILILTAAPFGCGTRPKVAPLPQDSAILVYFNQSEAATYQDPYRKNIGSRYGDNFEAIILQEIEKATRSIDVAVQEIRLPLVAKALVKKHQSGVRVRVILENSYNVALSQLTDTQVDELNPHSRSRYDEVVKLIDTNGDGKLSQEEINNGDAIIIMQNGNLPLIDDTADGSKGSGLMHHKFMIFDDQRVLVTSANFTTSDMHGDFGSPESRGNPNSLVLMDSPEVARIFGEEFNIMWGDGPGGNTDSKFGIQKPLREPQTVNLGAGTVTIKFSPARRRQWDQSTNALIANTLSQAQNKIDLALFVFSEQRLVDVMEPLHNKGVKIRALIEPDFAYKYYNESLDMWGIALPRKGTCKYEPDNAPWANPVREVGVPKLPKGDRLHHKFGVIDNYVVIVGSHNWTPAGNYNNDETLLVIKNATVAAHFDREFNRLMQNVELGPPGWLLKAANEAKKECG is encoded by the coding sequence ATGGCCTGGCCCAAGTTCCTGCGATTATTCCCTATCTTAATCCTGACCGCCGCCCCCTTTGGCTGTGGCACCCGTCCCAAGGTCGCCCCTCTGCCCCAAGATAGCGCAATTTTGGTCTATTTCAACCAATCGGAAGCGGCTACCTACCAGGACCCCTACCGCAAAAATATCGGTTCTCGTTATGGGGATAATTTCGAGGCGATTATTCTCCAGGAAATTGAAAAGGCGACCCGCTCGATTGACGTGGCAGTGCAGGAAATTCGTTTGCCCCTGGTGGCAAAAGCTCTGGTGAAAAAACATCAGAGTGGGGTGCGGGTACGGGTGATTTTAGAAAATAGTTACAACGTGGCGTTGAGTCAATTGACCGATACTCAAGTGGATGAATTAAATCCCCACAGCCGTAGCCGTTATGATGAAGTGGTGAAATTAATTGATACGAATGGGGATGGCAAACTCAGCCAGGAGGAAATCAATAACGGGGATGCGATTATCATCATGCAAAATGGCAATTTGCCCCTGATTGATGACACGGCGGATGGCTCCAAAGGCAGTGGTTTGATGCACCACAAATTTATGATTTTTGACGACCAGCGGGTGTTGGTCACTTCGGCGAATTTTACCACCAGTGATATGCACGGGGACTTTGGTTCGCCGGAAAGCCGGGGCAATCCCAATTCCCTGGTGTTGATGGATAGCCCGGAAGTCGCCCGCATTTTTGGGGAAGAATTTAATATCATGTGGGGGGATGGTCCAGGGGGCAATACGGATAGCAAGTTTGGCATTCAAAAACCCCTGCGGGAACCCCAAACGGTGAATTTGGGAGCAGGAACAGTCACCATTAAGTTTTCTCCTGCCCGCCGTCGCCAGTGGGATCAAAGTACCAATGCGTTGATTGCTAATACCTTGAGTCAAGCCCAAAATAAGATTGATTTAGCCCTATTTGTATTTTCAGAACAAAGATTAGTAGATGTGATGGAGCCATTGCACAATAAGGGGGTGAAAATTCGGGCGTTGATTGAACCGGATTTTGCCTATAAATACTACAATGAATCCCTGGATATGTGGGGGATTGCTCTGCCTCGTAAGGGGACGTGTAAGTATGAGCCGGATAATGCGCCCTGGGCGAATCCGGTGCGGGAGGTGGGGGTACCGAAATTGCCCAAAGGGGACCGATTGCACCATAAATTTGGAGTGATTGATAACTATGTGGTGATTGTGGGTTCCCACAACTGGACTCCGGCGGGGAATTATAATAATGATGAGACCTTGTTGGTGATTAAAAATGCAACGGTGGCGGCACATTTTGACCGGGAATTTAACCGTTTGATGCAGAATGTGGAACTGGGACCGCCGGGGTGGTTGCTCAAGGCGGCGAATGAGGCGAAAAAAGAGTGTGGTTAA